Genomic segment of Dactylococcopsis salina PCC 8305:
TCGATCCATGGATATAAAGCATGAATTAATAAATCCATTTGCATTTTATGTCGTTGAGTTTCCATAGGAATACCATCATCACAAGGGAGTTGATCTTGAGTCGGTAGTGCGATCGATTCGGTTGTAGAAATCATAACTTTTATTCTCCTGTTAATTGCCATAAAATGATCGATTAAGCCCCCCTTAATAAGGGGGGTTTGGGGGGATCGACTGTTACCTGAATTGTTGAAAATGGTATAATAATGACGATTATCCCCAATTAGGAAAATCATTTTAACGCCAATAACGACGACCTTTCCAAAATACTCCCACCATAATTCCGAGTAAGGCGGGATAGGAAAATTGGACTAGAAAACTCGGTAAAGGAAGCAAACCCGTTAAGGCTAAAGCAATCACTAAACACAGCACTAGCGCCCACAAACTACCAGCATTTAAAAACACTTGTGAACGGAATTGATCACAGATATAAACCCCTAAAATGCCAATACCGCCAGCAACGGCTAAGGGAATTAACATTCCTAAAGGTGGGGAAAATAAAAAGGAAATGCTCGATCGAAACGGTTCAGAATTAGCGAGTAAAAAAATTAATAAATAGTCGATCGCGCTAACAATGGCGACAGTTGTTAACGCAATCAGAGAAAGGGGTTTCCAGGGTTGAGATTTAAACCGACGTAGGGGATCATTCATAATCAATCATCCGTTAACTTGAAGGCGCTTCGGTGGTTTCTGAGGGCTTAAAAAATCGTTCTGTAATTCTAGCGGTAATAATGTGAGATAGTAAACCAATGGGGCCAGCAAACAGACATAAAATAATAGAATGGACAGTAAAAATGCCTTTTTCTTGTCCTTGCCAATAAACCCATGTTCCCACAAATAAATCCATAACTAAAAAATGCGCCCAACCCGTAGCGGCGGCACTTTCTTCGGAAAAGAGTTTGGTAATTGTTGGCAGATCAGGGTTAGATAAAGCGGCGCCTGATTCTGCGTTTAAGGTATTCGTAAAGAAGAAAACATAAAATCCTACTAATACGATAAAGGGGAGGAAAGAGGACATTACTTTTTTAGTAAATCCCCAATTGGGAAGAAAAATAATTAATGTCCAAAAGGGTAAGACGAATAAGTTGGCAATGTTAAAGACGAGATTGAGATTCATTTTTTTTGTTATGTTGGGTTAATGATTACTGACTGAGTGCTTTTAAGAAGCGTTGTAAGTTACTAAAAATTCCTTGCTTTTTGTAAGACTTTTTAGCAAAAACGGGGGTTTCTTCTTCTGAAACATCTTCTCCTGCTGCTTTTCTTAAGAGACGATCGAGGTCATCTCCGACGGGTTTTTCTACTTCTTCACAGAAAAATTCATATTGATTTTCTCCTTTTTCGATCCAAAGTTGCCAACCAGAAGGATAACGTTTAAGTAAAGCGGCTTCATCAAGAGGTTGTAGATAAAAACAACTTTCTAAGGTGCTTAAAAAACGCTCTCGCAGTTGACGGGCGGCGTAACCAATGCCAACCGTGGCAACATCTTCTAGTTGCGGAATTAGCAAAATAACGGGGCGATCGCCAGCAAGATTACAGAGTTTTTCGACTTTTTGCACTTCCACTGCTGAAGGAGAAACGACCAAGAAAATTTGATCTTCCTCCGCAACTTTTTTCTCGATCGGTGTGTTGCGGCTGCCTAAATCATTAACATTAAACTCCACATCTGACCAATTTCTTCTTGCTAAAGCTGCCGCGCCACTATCAGGAAATAATACTTTTAATCCTGAACCATAATCATCAGCAAATAAATCCGTAAATTCTTTGGCAATAGATTCGGCTTTTAACGCAATTTCAGGAACTTTTAATTCTACCTGTAAGCGAGTTAATCCCGCTTCGAGTGCGGCGACAGTTGATTGTTTTGCTTGCGCGATCGCGCTTTCTAACGTATTAGGAAACTCCATCATTTATTTATGTTGTTAAAACCAAATTGGATGCTTTTATTAATCGTTGTAACACTTGTTTCAAAACCATTGCTGTCCATTTTATATCAGCTTCGGTGGTACTGCGTCCCAGTGTTAATCGAATTCCTGCTAACGCCATGGTTTCTGAATATCCCATTGCTGATAAAATTGGGCTAGGCTTGAGTTTACCACTATCACAAGCTGACCCAGCACTAATCCCGATTCCTGCTAAATTTAATTCACGGACTAGGGTTTTCCCTGTGATGGTTTCTTCTGGTGTTTTGACACAAAAACTGACATGATGGGGGAGGCGTTGCGTCCGATCGCCCGTGGGAATCAAATAAGGACAATCGGCGAGTAAATCAAACAATTGTTCCCGTAACTTCTCTAAACGAGGGGTTTCTGTAGTCATTTCTGCTTTCGCCAGTTGCGCGGCGACTCCTAACCCCGCGATCGCGCCGACAGCTTGTGTTCCCGATCGCAATTGTCGCTCTTGTCCGCCTCCCGTCAATAACGGTTTCAGGTCGATGCCCGATCGAACATACAACGCACCTGCCCCCTGCATTCCATAGAACTTGTGACCAGAAAGCGAGAGGAAATCAACTGGAAGCTGTTGGACATCGATCGGCAATTTTCCCGTCACTTGTACCGCATCAGTATGGAATAAAACCCCTTTTTGATGAGCAATTCTACTTAATTCAGCAATGGGTTGTAACGTTCCCACCTCGCTTTGTCCATAGATAATGGAAACCAAAACAGTATTACTTTGGATCGCTGTTTCTAAATCCCAGGGATGAATCCGTCCTTTCGTATCCACAGGAAGACGAGTCACTTCCCAGCCTCTAGTTTCTAGTCGTTTTGCCGTTTGCTCGATCGCGGAATGTTCCACACTAGAAATAATCAGATGTTGAGGAGACGAATATTGAGCAACGACTCCCAATAAAGCAAGATTATCAGATTCCGTGCCACCAGACGTAAACAGAATCGTCTCTGGGGTGGCTGCATTGATTAATTGAGCCACTTCCCCCCGTGCGATTTCGATTTCTGTGGCGGCGCGATTTCCCCAACTATGGAGACTAGAGGGATTTCCCCACTGTTGGCTTAAAACAGTTTGCACCTTAGTAATAACATCAGGATGAGGGGGAGTGGTCGCACTGTGATCGAGATAGATTTGCATTTTTCTGCTTGAACAATACATCATTCCGATGTTCGGATTTATATCTATCTTAATGTCTGTAAAAAGTAGTAAAAAGTAGGTTGGGTAGAGACGTTCCATGGAACGTCTCCACGCGAAACCCAACACCGATCAGTTACAAGTTACAATCAATCCCCCCTAACCCCCCAGGGCTGTTTCATTCTCGGTGTAAAATTATAAAAGTAAAGCGCGATGTCGCGAAGCGACCGCCCTTCGGACCTCGGGCTGATCAATCAGTCGCTCGATCGCGCTCCGCGCACCGATGCGAAGCCTCGATCGCGCATTTTTAGAAAGGTTTCTAATATGTCTAGTTTAATCAGTTACTGAAGCCCGAAGATGGCTTGGAGAAAGGCTTTGGCTACTACCCATTCTCGGTGTTAAAATCGAAAGCGATCGCCTGAACCTCTTACGGTACGTTCGATCGAGACGTTTTTCCTACTTTTTGGCTTTTTCATAAGAAAAAAGAGTCCTGAAATCTCCCCCATCTCCCTTGTCTCCCTTGTCTCCCCCATCTCCCTACCTCCCTTAATTTTAAAAGAATGAAACAGCCCTGGGGGGGGCTAGGGGGGATTCTTTTTCCAGTAACCCACCCCACCTACGTTTAAGCGATACTATAGAGAAGCCATGACCTCATCTGCTGCTTTTAAGGTTTTGTCAATATCCTCATCGGTGTGAGCTAAAGAGGTGAAACCTGCTTCAAACTGAGACGGGGCTAAATAAATTCCTCGTTCTAACATTCCCCGATGATAGCGAGCAAACTTCTGTAAATCTGAGGTTTTTGCATCCTCAAAGCTATGAACGGGACGGTCAGTAAAGAAAACCCCAAACATGGCGCTAATCTGTCCCACAGAAACCGCATGACCATGTTTTTGAGCAATCTCTTTTAAGCCATCGGTTAGTTTTTTCGTCATTTGATCCAATTGTTCGTAAACCCCTGGACGCTGTAACAATTCTAGGGTTTTAATGCCAGCAGTCATCGCTAAAGGATTTCCTGATAGTGTTCCTGCTTGATACATGGGACCTGCTGGGGCGACAACTTCCATGATCTCTTTTTTACCGCCATAAGCGCCCACTGGCAAGCCACCACCGATGATTTTACCGAGTGTGGTTAAATCGGGGGTTACGCCAAATTTTTCTTGTGCGCCACCGTAACTAATGCGGAAACCCGTCATTACTTCATCAAATACCAGTAACGCACCGTTATCAGCAGTAATTTCTCGTAATCCTTCTAAAAAGCCAGCATCAGGAGGAACAAAACCAGAATTTCCCACAACAGGCTCTAAAATCACTCCTGCAATTTCTCCAGGATTATCTTCAAACAGTTTCTTCACTGCTTCTAAATCATTGTAAGGGGCAGCGAGGGTGTTACTGGTGGCGGCTTTGGGAACACCTGGAGAGTCGGGTAAGCCTAATGTCGCAACGCCAGAACCCGCTTGCACGAGGAACATATCACCGCTTCCGTGATAGCAACCTTGGAATTTAATTACTTTATCGCGTCCCGTATAAGCTCGCATTAGGCGCAAGGTTGCCATACAAGCCTCGGTTCCTGAGTTCACAAAACGCACCATTTCAATGCTCGGAACGGCGTTAATGACCATTTCCGCCAAGACGTTTTCTTGGACACAAGGCGCACCAAAACTTGTTCCTTTGTCTAAGGTTTCGTGAAGGGCTTTGATTACTTCTGGGTGAGCGTGACCACAAATGGCGGGTCCCCAAGTGCCAACATAATCAATATATTCGTTACCATCCACATCCCAAACATGAGACCCTTCTACTTTATCGAAAACGATCGGTTGACCGCCGACGGAACTAAAGGCGCGAACAGGAGAACTTACGCCACCTGGCATCAAGTCTTTGGCGTTGCTAAAAATTTCTTCTGATTGTGTGGTGTTAAATGCGGTTGCTGAAGTCATAGCTTTAACTCAAATTGGTTTTTGTTCAAAATTTAGGTTCAAAATTACCATCTCACAGAGACGGGTGACTTTACTATCTTCCCCTACTTTGACAAAGTTTTTTCGATCGAACCAAGTTTGATCCTAATCAACGATGATGCTTCCTGTCTTTGCGATCAAGAAAACTTAATCCGTTACATAAGTTTATAGTTTTTGCAGTAAATACTTTTGATTTTGTAAATAAATGTTACGAAATCAAGGTCGTTTTTTGTCAAATTATGTCGAATCATCGTAAATTCGTACTCTGGGAAGCATTTTTTTGATACAAAACATAAAGGGCGAGGCAATTGGTGGCAATCCATTTTTTGCCTTCCCATCGAAAGAAGTTATTGCTTATCGAAGGAGAAACTGTGAATGTTCACTAACGTCAAGTCCACCATTCGCCACATTTCACCAGACTCGATCGGGGATCGGTCTCTTGTTAAGGTGGTCTATGTCGTGCTTGAGCCTCAATATCAGAGCGCTCTCTCAGCATCGGTTCGATCGATCAACGCCAATAATCCCAATGTTGCGATCGAGATTAGCGGTTACTTAATTGAAGAACTCCGTGATCCTGAGAATTACGAGGCATTTAAGCACGATGTAGCCGAAGCCAACCTGTTTATTGGTTCATTAATTTTCATTGAAGATTTAGCAGATAAAGTCGTAGAAGCGGTACAACCGCACCGCGACAATTTAGATGCGGCGATCGTCTTCCCTTCTATGCCCCAAGTGATGCGTCTCAACAAGTTGGGAAGTTTCTCCATGGCGCAATTAGGGCAAAGCAAAAGCGCGATCGCGCAATTTATGAGAAAACGCAAGGAGAAACAAGGCGCATCCTTCCAAGACGGGATGTTAAAACTCCTGCAAACCTTACCAAAAGTTTTAAAATACCTTCCTTTAGATAAAGCCCAAGATGCTCGTAACTTCATGTTATCGTTCCAGTATTGGCTAGGCGGTTCTCAGGACAACTTAGAGAACTTCTTGCTGATGCTGACGGATAAATATGTTTTACAACAAGAACACCAACAAGAAGTTAACTACGGTGAACCGGTTGTCTATCCTGATATGGGAATTTGGCATCCTCTCGCCCCAAAAATGTTTGAGGATGTTAAAGAATACCTCAGTTGGTATAACAATCGCAGTGATATCTCAGACGACTTGAAAGACCCCTTAAATCCCTGTATTGGTTTAGTTTTACAACGGACGCACTTAATCACAGGTGATGATGCCCACTATGTGGCTGTGGTTTCAGAATTAGAAGCCATGGGCGCGAGAGTGATTCCAATTTTTGCTGGTGGTTTAGACTTCTCCAAACCCGTAGATGAGTATTTCTGGGATACAGCAGCCCAAGGCGTAGAAGCGTTACCGATTGTGGATGCTGTGGTTTCTTTAACCGGATTTGCCTTAGTAGGCGGCCCCGCGCGTCAAGACCATCCGAAAGCCATTGAATCCCTCAAACGCATTAATCGCCCCTATATGGTAGCGTTACCCCTTGTTTTCCAGACAACAGAAGAATGGGAAGAAAGTGAGTTAGGATTGCATCCCGTACAGGTCGCACTACAGATTGCAATTCCAGAACTCGACGGTGGTATTGAACCGATCATCCTTTCAGGACGAGATGGCGCAACAGGTCGCGCGATCGCCCTCCAAGATCGAGTCGAAACCATTGCCCAACGGGCGATGAAATGGGCAAAATTGCGCCGTAAACCGAAACTCGATAAAAAAGTCGCCATTACCGTCTTTAGCTTCCCTCCCGATAAAGGAAACGTGGGAACTGCCGCTTATCTCGATGTGTTTGGCAGCATTTACCAGGTTTTACAGGGACTCCGTAACAACGGCTACGACGTGGGAGACTTACCCGAATCCTCAAAAGAACTGATGGAACTGGTGTTACACGACGCACAAGCGCAATATGCCAGCCCAGAATTAAATATCGCCTATCGGATGTCCGTTCCCGAATACGAACGACTCACCCCCTACTCCGAAAATCTCCACGAAAACTGGGGTCCCCCACCCGGAGAACTGAACAGCGACGGCGAAAACCTCCTCATCTACGGAAAACAATTCGGAAATGTCTTCATCGGCGTTCAACCCACCTTTGGTTACGAAGGTGATCCGATGCGTCTCCTCTTCTCTCGTTCTGCTTCTCCCCATCATGGTTTTGCTGCCTACTACACCTACTTAGAAAAAGTCTGGGGTGCCGATGCAGTGTTACATTTCGGAACACATGGTTCTCTGGAGTTTATGCCAGGCAAACAAATGGGAATGTCTGGAGATTGCTATCCCGACAGTCTCATTGGTAGCATTCCTAACCTGTACTACTACGCCGCCAATAATCCCAGTGAGGCGACCATTGCCAAACGTCGCAGCTACGCCGAAACCATTTCTTATCTCACCCCTCCTGCGGAAAATGCAGGGCTTTATAAAGGCTTACAGGAATTACAAGACTTGATTGGGTCTTATCAGAGTCTTAAAGATAACGGTCGCGCTGTGCAAATTGTGAATACAATCATGGATCAAGCGCGGATTGTGAATCTGGATAAAGATGTTCACATTCCCGACCAAGATGCGGGAGAAATGACCCCAGAAGAACGGGATACTCTCGTCGGTTTGCTTTATAAACAGTTAATGGAAATTTCCTCTCGTTTGCTTCCTTGTGGGTTGCACGTCATTGGACAGCCACCGACTGCAGAAGAAGCGATCGCAACGTTAGTGAATATTGCGTCACTCGATCGCGAAGAAGAGGACATCCAAGGTCTTCCCCGTAGCATCGCCGAAAGTCTCGGACGAGACATTGAGGAAATTTACCGCAATAATGACAAAGGGGTTTTAAGTGATGTGCAACTGTTACAAGACATCACCGCTGCCGTCCAAGACGCAGTCGCCGCCTTAGTTCACGCCCAAGCTGATGCCAACGGACGGGTTTCTCAAGTCTCCAAATTGAACTTCTTTAACATGGGGAAAAAAGAACCCTGGCTGAAAGCCCTCCATGACCTCGGTTATACGAAGGTCGATCGCGAAAAAATGAAACCCCTGTTTGAATATCTGGAGTTTTGCTTAGAACAAGTTATCGCTGATAACGAACTCGGTGGACTCTTACGCGGTTTAGAAGGAGAATATATCTTACCTGGACCCGGTGGCGATCCGATTCGGAATCCCAATGTTTTACCCACAGGAAAAAATATTCATGCCCTTGATCCGCAGTCCATTCCCACAGCTGCCGCCGTCAAATCAGCAAAAGTCGTGATCGATCGACTCTTAGATCGTCACCGCGCCGAAAATGGGGGACAACTTCCCGAAACGATCGCCTCTGTACTTTGGGGAACGGATAACATTAAGACTTATGGGGAATCTCTCGCACAAATCCTTTGCTTAATCGGTGTGAAGCCTGTTCCCGACTCTCTCGGACGCATCAACAAATTAGAATTGATGTCCTTAGAGGAACTGGGTCGTCCTCGCATTGATGTGGTTGTTAACTGTTCTGGGGTTTTCCGTGACCTGTTTATTAACCAAATGGCGCTGTTAGACCAAGGGGTGAAAATGGCAGCCGAAGCAGACGAACCCTTAGAGATGAATTTTGTTCGTAAACACGCCATGGAACAAGCAAAAGAAAACGGCATTAACCTCCGTCAAGCAGCGACGCGGATTTTCTCTAATGCGTCCGGTTCTTATGCGTCTAACGTTAACCTCGCCGTGGAAAACAGTTCTTGGGAAGACGAATCTGAGTTACGAGATATGTATCTCAATCGGAAGTCCTTTGCTTTCGATGCGGATAACCCAGGGATTATGAGTGAAAATCGGAAAATCTTTGAATCGGCATTAAAAACCGCCGATGTCACTTATCAAAACTTAGATTCTTCTGAAATCAGTCTCAGTGACGTTTCCCACTATTTTGACTCTGATCCCACTAAAGTTGTGAGTAGTCTTCGGGAAGATGGCAAACAACCCGCCGCTTACATTGCGGATACCACTACAGCAAACGCCCAAGTGCGGAGTTTATCGGAAACCGTGCGTCTTGATGCGCGGACGAAGATGTTAAACCCGAAATGGTATGAGGGAATGCTGAGTCACGGTTATGAAGGCGTGCGCGAGTTATCTAAGCGTTTAGTGAATACAATGGGCTGGAGTGCGACTGCTGGCGCTGTGGATAACTGGGTGTATGAAGACACCAACGATACCTTCATCAAAGACAAGGAAATGCAGGAACGTTTATTAAACCTGAATCCGAATTCCTTCCGTCGCATGGTGACAACCCTGTTGGAAGCCAACGGACGCGGTTACTGGGAAACCAGCGAAGAAAACCTCGATCGTCTGCGTGAATTGTATCAAGAAGCAGAAGACCGCATCGAAGGGATTGAATAAACTGGTGTAATTAATATCCCATAATGTAGAGACGTTCCATGGAACGTCTCTACATCGTTTGCGGGGAAACTTATGTGATTATGCCCAATCATGTTCATGGGATTGTGGTTATTGATCAACCCATTCCTGAACCTAAAAATAGAGATATTCCATCAAACGTCTCTGCAAGCCATATTTCACCAAAACCGAATTCTCTCAGCGTAATTATTCGTTCCTATAAATCATCAGTAACCCGTTGGTGTCGTCAAAACGGTTATAAAAACTTTCAATGGCAGTCTCGGTTTTATGAAAACATTATTCGACAGGATGATTCATTAGAACGGATTCAAAACTATATTTTTAATAATCCGAAAAAATGGCATCAAGATAGAAAGAATCTGCCAAGTCTTTTGATGTAAAAGGATTAGTTATTTTCGTTAAGTATAACAAAGAAAATATCAAAGCGATCGCCAGAACCTGATCGAACACGCTCAAGTCTTACCAATTTAATTAAATCCTCCCATAATCAGCAATTAGAGGGGACGACAAACACTTTTGAGAGTTTAACCAGACCCACATTTGATCCCCTAAAGAAAAATGCCACCATTCTTCAGGATGTTGGCAAAAGTTCGCACTGAACATAACTTCTTTTAACAATTCTCGTCGTTGATGATACCCTTGTTCCGAAGCGATCGT
This window contains:
- a CDS encoding ABA4-like family protein, whose translation is MNLNLVFNIANLFVLPFWTLIIFLPNWGFTKKVMSSFLPFIVLVGFYVFFFTNTLNAESGAALSNPDLPTITKLFSEESAAATGWAHFLVMDLFVGTWVYWQGQEKGIFTVHSIILCLFAGPIGLLSHIITARITERFFKPSETTEAPSS
- a CDS encoding DUF1995 family protein, with product MEFPNTLESAIAQAKQSTVAALEAGLTRLQVELKVPEIALKAESIAKEFTDLFADDYGSGLKVLFPDSGAAALARRNWSDVEFNVNDLGSRNTPIEKKVAEEDQIFLVVSPSAVEVQKVEKLCNLAGDRPVILLIPQLEDVATVGIGYAARQLRERFLSTLESCFYLQPLDEAALLKRYPSGWQLWIEKGENQYEFFCEEVEKPVGDDLDRLLRKAAGEDVSEEETPVFAKKSYKKQGIFSNLQRFLKALSQ
- a CDS encoding cysteine desulfurase family protein translates to MQIYLDHSATTPPHPDVITKVQTVLSQQWGNPSSLHSWGNRAATEIEIARGEVAQLINAATPETILFTSGGTESDNLALLGVVAQYSSPQHLIISSVEHSAIEQTAKRLETRGWEVTRLPVDTKGRIHPWDLETAIQSNTVLVSIIYGQSEVGTLQPIAELSRIAHQKGVLFHTDAVQVTGKLPIDVQQLPVDFLSLSGHKFYGMQGAGALYVRSGIDLKPLLTGGGQERQLRSGTQAVGAIAGLGVAAQLAKAEMTTETPRLEKLREQLFDLLADCPYLIPTGDRTQRLPHHVSFCVKTPEETITGKTLVRELNLAGIGISAGSACDSGKLKPSPILSAMGYSETMALAGIRLTLGRSTTEADIKWTAMVLKQVLQRLIKASNLVLTT
- the hemL gene encoding glutamate-1-semialdehyde 2,1-aminomutase, coding for MTSATAFNTTQSEEIFSNAKDLMPGGVSSPVRAFSSVGGQPIVFDKVEGSHVWDVDGNEYIDYVGTWGPAICGHAHPEVIKALHETLDKGTSFGAPCVQENVLAEMVINAVPSIEMVRFVNSGTEACMATLRLMRAYTGRDKVIKFQGCYHGSGDMFLVQAGSGVATLGLPDSPGVPKAATSNTLAAPYNDLEAVKKLFEDNPGEIAGVILEPVVGNSGFVPPDAGFLEGLREITADNGALLVFDEVMTGFRISYGGAQEKFGVTPDLTTLGKIIGGGLPVGAYGGKKEIMEVVAPAGPMYQAGTLSGNPLAMTAGIKTLELLQRPGVYEQLDQMTKKLTDGLKEIAQKHGHAVSVGQISAMFGVFFTDRPVHSFEDAKTSDLQKFARYHRGMLERGIYLAPSQFEAGFTSLAHTDEDIDKTLKAADEVMASL
- a CDS encoding magnesium chelatase subunit H gives rise to the protein MFTNVKSTIRHISPDSIGDRSLVKVVYVVLEPQYQSALSASVRSINANNPNVAIEISGYLIEELRDPENYEAFKHDVAEANLFIGSLIFIEDLADKVVEAVQPHRDNLDAAIVFPSMPQVMRLNKLGSFSMAQLGQSKSAIAQFMRKRKEKQGASFQDGMLKLLQTLPKVLKYLPLDKAQDARNFMLSFQYWLGGSQDNLENFLLMLTDKYVLQQEHQQEVNYGEPVVYPDMGIWHPLAPKMFEDVKEYLSWYNNRSDISDDLKDPLNPCIGLVLQRTHLITGDDAHYVAVVSELEAMGARVIPIFAGGLDFSKPVDEYFWDTAAQGVEALPIVDAVVSLTGFALVGGPARQDHPKAIESLKRINRPYMVALPLVFQTTEEWEESELGLHPVQVALQIAIPELDGGIEPIILSGRDGATGRAIALQDRVETIAQRAMKWAKLRRKPKLDKKVAITVFSFPPDKGNVGTAAYLDVFGSIYQVLQGLRNNGYDVGDLPESSKELMELVLHDAQAQYASPELNIAYRMSVPEYERLTPYSENLHENWGPPPGELNSDGENLLIYGKQFGNVFIGVQPTFGYEGDPMRLLFSRSASPHHGFAAYYTYLEKVWGADAVLHFGTHGSLEFMPGKQMGMSGDCYPDSLIGSIPNLYYYAANNPSEATIAKRRSYAETISYLTPPAENAGLYKGLQELQDLIGSYQSLKDNGRAVQIVNTIMDQARIVNLDKDVHIPDQDAGEMTPEERDTLVGLLYKQLMEISSRLLPCGLHVIGQPPTAEEAIATLVNIASLDREEEDIQGLPRSIAESLGRDIEEIYRNNDKGVLSDVQLLQDITAAVQDAVAALVHAQADANGRVSQVSKLNFFNMGKKEPWLKALHDLGYTKVDREKMKPLFEYLEFCLEQVIADNELGGLLRGLEGEYILPGPGGDPIRNPNVLPTGKNIHALDPQSIPTAAAVKSAKVVIDRLLDRHRAENGGQLPETIASVLWGTDNIKTYGESLAQILCLIGVKPVPDSLGRINKLELMSLEELGRPRIDVVVNCSGVFRDLFINQMALLDQGVKMAAEADEPLEMNFVRKHAMEQAKENGINLRQAATRIFSNASGSYASNVNLAVENSSWEDESELRDMYLNRKSFAFDADNPGIMSENRKIFESALKTADVTYQNLDSSEISLSDVSHYFDSDPTKVVSSLREDGKQPAAYIADTTTANAQVRSLSETVRLDARTKMLNPKWYEGMLSHGYEGVRELSKRLVNTMGWSATAGAVDNWVYEDTNDTFIKDKEMQERLLNLNPNSFRRMVTTLLEANGRGYWETSEENLDRLRELYQEAEDRIEGIE
- a CDS encoding transposase translates to MERLYIVCGETYVIMPNHVHGIVVIDQPIPEPKNRDIPSNVSASHISPKPNSLSVIIRSYKSSVTRWCRQNGYKNFQWQSRFYENIIRQDDSLERIQNYIFNNPKKWHQDRKNLPSLLM